The proteins below are encoded in one region of Effusibacillus dendaii:
- a CDS encoding ATP-binding protein, with product MRIISGLFILICLFLGNVQSTIAMGEPKAPYAVMGKLDLSHWDFDQQGIVRLNGEWEFYWNQLLEPDDLRSPMALFSKQYADVPNEWKVYSTGYRPLSNLGYATYRLTIEIGTQDLGKTKALYIHNVATAYKLWINGELITSVGIVGKNREEMVPKNYSETIYFTPNTNRIELVMQVSNFVQRKGGLWDFIEFGNENQITRQRIKNIASELFVAGILLIMSIYLYLLSVWNKDKSTFYFGTFCLAIAVRTLVTGNTYAVSLFQGLSWEIAVKLEYCTPILGALFAILFFQSQYPLEFHTKVRNLSLYIGALICMSVLVTPARIYTNFLTTFEMFVAANFLYIINVMVWAVIRKREGSLLSCIGGFILFLAVLNDILYYAHVLATGLLVSWGLLCYLLVQSFHLTVKFLNAFKNAEKLSYQLQQMNELLEEKVQKRTMALEQLNAELQKTNRRLIKSEESRRQMLSNISHELGTPLTSIKGYIKAMIDGIIQAGDRKYLNLIYAKVNFLERIFEDFLELTKLETREIKFNLREIRIMKFVQHLFYKYEWDVKEKGLHFELSIPDSLKNCNATVYIDPDRIEQVFVNLLFNAKKFTPPGGMIRIQVTFEHRTPSGSFVVVKIADTGKGIPEEEQPYIFERLYKAAAHRNAQYKGAGLGLAISKEIIEYHQGEIGVDSQLGQGSTFYFILPVSSVSEHDNSKEVLNWKKEKS from the coding sequence ATGAGGATCATATCTGGATTGTTCATCTTGATTTGTTTATTTCTCGGCAACGTACAAAGTACAATCGCAATGGGAGAGCCGAAAGCCCCCTATGCTGTCATGGGCAAACTGGATTTATCTCATTGGGATTTTGATCAACAGGGGATCGTGAGACTTAATGGGGAATGGGAATTCTATTGGAACCAGTTATTAGAACCGGATGACTTGCGATCACCGATGGCCCTTTTTTCAAAGCAGTATGCTGATGTACCGAATGAATGGAAAGTTTATTCCACGGGTTATCGGCCGCTGTCCAATCTAGGATATGCAACCTATCGGCTAACCATAGAAATCGGAACACAAGATCTGGGGAAAACTAAGGCGCTATATATCCATAATGTTGCCACCGCATACAAGCTGTGGATCAATGGGGAGCTTATCACGTCGGTAGGAATTGTAGGGAAAAATAGAGAGGAAATGGTGCCAAAGAATTATTCCGAGACTATCTATTTTACCCCGAACACCAATCGAATCGAACTCGTGATGCAAGTTTCCAATTTTGTTCAGAGAAAAGGCGGTTTATGGGATTTCATTGAGTTCGGCAATGAAAACCAAATTACTCGGCAAAGAATCAAAAACATAGCCTCGGAATTGTTTGTAGCAGGCATTTTATTGATCATGAGCATCTATCTTTATTTACTGTCAGTATGGAACAAGGACAAATCGACTTTTTATTTCGGTACGTTTTGTTTGGCTATTGCTGTAAGAACGCTCGTTACAGGTAATACCTACGCCGTTTCGTTATTTCAGGGCTTGAGTTGGGAGATTGCAGTAAAGTTAGAGTATTGCACACCAATTCTTGGGGCGTTGTTCGCGATTTTGTTTTTCCAATCCCAATATCCTTTAGAGTTTCATACAAAGGTCCGAAATCTCTCGCTATACATAGGGGCTTTGATCTGCATGTCGGTTCTTGTGACACCCGCAAGGATCTATACCAATTTCTTGACAACATTCGAAATGTTTGTTGCAGCCAACTTCCTTTATATCATTAACGTTATGGTATGGGCCGTCATTCGCAAAAGAGAAGGTTCACTACTGAGTTGCATAGGCGGATTTATTCTCTTTTTAGCCGTTTTAAACGATATTTTGTATTACGCGCATGTTCTGGCAACAGGACTTTTAGTTTCTTGGGGGTTGTTATGTTATTTGTTGGTACAGTCGTTTCATTTGACGGTAAAGTTCTTAAACGCATTCAAAAACGCAGAGAAACTGTCATATCAATTACAACAAATGAATGAGTTGTTGGAGGAAAAAGTTCAAAAAAGAACTATGGCTCTGGAACAATTGAATGCAGAATTGCAAAAAACAAACCGGCGGCTCATCAAATCAGAGGAATCACGCCGTCAAATGTTATCCAATATTTCGCATGAATTAGGAACTCCTCTCACTTCCATTAAAGGGTATATCAAGGCGATGATAGACGGGATCATACAGGCGGGCGACCGAAAGTATTTGAATCTGATCTATGCAAAAGTCAACTTTCTGGAGCGAATATTTGAGGATTTTCTGGAATTAACAAAGTTGGAAACACGAGAAATTAAGTTTAATCTTCGAGAGATTCGAATCATGAAATTCGTGCAGCACCTTTTCTATAAATATGAATGGGATGTGAAAGAAAAAGGTCTTCATTTTGAATTAAGTATCCCTGATTCCCTGAAGAATTGCAATGCAACAGTTTACATAGACCCGGATCGCATCGAACAGGTATTTGTGAATTTGCTTTTTAACGCCAAAAAATTTACTCCTCCCGGTGGAATGATTCGCATCCAAGTCACGTTTGAACATCGAACGCCGTCCGGCAGTTTTGTCGTTGTTAAAATAGCCGATACGGGAAAAGGAATTCCGGAAGAAGAGCAACCCTACATCTTTGAACGGTTATATAAAGCCGCCGCACACCGAAATGCACAGTATAAAGGTGCTGGGCTAGGGCTCGCCATCTCAAAGGAAATTATTGAATATCATCAAGGTGAAATTGGGGTTGACAGTCAATTAGGACAGGGAAGCACCTTTTACTTCATACTTCCTGTAAGTTCTGTCTCCGAACATGATAACAGTAAGGAGGTACTTAATTGGAAGAAGGAAAAATCTTAA
- a CDS encoding HD-GYP domain-containing protein, producing MINEATEQIKEIFLSLHSSEHVPIDQITSDIIPAIKQATENTGVFKLLAELQSKDDYTYRHNIAVGVIATLIGKWLNLDEPDLSHLTLAATLHDIGKVKIPLEIFNKPGRLTDIEYRLIKKHAQYGYNILKNSKGIPHRVALVALQHHEREDGGGYPAGLTGEHIDTFSKIVAVADVFHAMTSKRTYHEARPFYQVISEMREGGFGQLDGTITLTFIQKIMEQMVGEYVTLTNGRQAKVILINQYDPANPLVQVGNQFIDLSKDTAVHIGSPFT from the coding sequence TTGATAAACGAAGCAACCGAACAAATCAAGGAGATTTTTCTCTCCCTCCACAGCTCGGAACATGTTCCTATAGATCAAATAACGTCAGATATCATCCCTGCAATCAAGCAAGCAACAGAAAATACTGGTGTATTTAAGCTTCTTGCAGAATTGCAATCCAAAGATGACTATACATATCGTCACAATATCGCTGTGGGTGTAATCGCAACGCTGATCGGAAAGTGGTTGAATCTTGACGAACCCGATCTGTCTCATTTAACCCTAGCCGCAACTTTACATGATATAGGAAAGGTAAAGATTCCTCTTGAGATTTTTAACAAACCCGGACGGTTAACCGATATTGAATACAGGTTAATCAAGAAACACGCTCAATATGGTTACAACATTCTTAAAAATAGTAAAGGAATCCCACATAGAGTGGCTCTTGTTGCGTTGCAGCACCACGAACGTGAAGATGGAGGCGGGTATCCGGCTGGATTAACGGGAGAGCATATCGACACGTTTAGCAAAATCGTTGCTGTTGCTGATGTTTTTCATGCAATGACATCAAAACGCACTTATCACGAAGCAAGACCCTTTTATCAGGTAATTTCGGAGATGAGGGAAGGGGGATTTGGACAGCTCGATGGGACAATAACACTCACTTTCATACAGAAAATAATGGAACAAATGGTAGGAGAGTATGTAACACTAACGAATGGAAGACAGGCGAAGGTGATCCTGATTAACCAATATGACCCGGCAAATCCATTGGTTCAAGTAGGAAACCAGTTTATTGACTTATCAAAAGATACTGCTGTTCATATAGGAAGCCCCTTCACTTAG